The nucleotide sequence GCAGACAGAGCAAGCCGGCTTTGAGCGCGGTTGCATCCGCTGACGATGTAATCGAAGGAAGATCCTGCTGAGGATTATATCCCCGTAACAGGTCCAGCAGCCATTTTCTGTCAGGGCCTGGTAGAGAAGGCGCTAATTCCGGGAGAGAACCGGGATCATTACTTTCCACAGTAAGAGGGGTTTCAGTTTCGATCAATTGAAACGGGACTTTCTGTTTAGCCAGCAGGATCAACGTCTGCCAGAGTGGATCCAGAGAGTCCGGCAGATGATTGAGGCTGAGAAAGTCTGTTTTTCGAATCAGGATGCCGGCATGAGGAAGTGGGTTCATCGCTAATGCTGCCGCCTGCGGAGGCAGTGTCTGATATGTCTGTATCAGTGGCTCGGAAGCAGAGAATGGGAGCAGACAGACTCCTGCCTGCAGCTGACCTGGATCGAGGGCCAACAACTGGTCCAGGTCTGCCTGGGTCAGTTGAGGGGCATCGACAAAACCGACATACTCGTCGGTTGAACTTTCAAAGAGGGAAACCAGTTCTGTCCGCGTCAGTGAAGCGGGTGAAATTTGTTCGAGTGTACCCAGACTGACTGAAGAATCGCCGTTCGGGTAGTTCAAGGGCTCCAGAATTCGTTGGGGCAGATATAGTTTTACGGTCGCAGTCATGACAATCTGATTTCTGAGAATGAGTCGATACAGTTTTGAGCGGGTTTGCGGGAACGCTTCGCAGTACCATGATTGCGTAATGATAAGCGCGTGTGCCGATTAACCTGTGTTTCAGGCTAAACTAACGGATTTTCCACCCGACGGAAAGTCACGCTGCCCGATTGTAGCAATTCCGTTTTTAATCTGCCTGAAAGCAGAGGAGTTGGCCGTTTTCCAGAGAAACGATGATGCTGCCATCGACATTGATTGCCGTTCCCCCCTTCACCGCCTGGGCGGGCAAGGCATGCGACCAGAGATCGGTTCCCTGTTCGATATCAATGGCTGTCAGGAAGGGAGCCTCCGGTTGTTCATCAGGATGACCGGCGGTCAGCAGTACTTCGGGAGAAACAATGAAGCTGGTAAACCGGCGCTGCTGCTGATCTTCCCAGATATTTTTGCGTTTGAAGCTTTCTCCTGTGCGTCGGGCCCGCATACTCAGCCAGCGGGCAACCTCTTTTTTCTCCTGGGGAGCGCCGGGAGGCAACGCTTCTTTCAATGTCAGGTTGGTAAACACGCTTCCCTCATAACTGGCATCGTGCACCAGTTCCCGGCGGTCTGCCAGGGTATGTTCAATCGAGAGATATTTTCCGTACTCCGGGTAGTAGGGATAGAAAGCGGTTCTGAACTGAGACTGCACTTCCGTGCGGGGCGTATTCAGGCATTTTAACGTCTGCAGGTCATAGCGGGCAATTTCATACACGCCTCCGGCTAGAAAGCGGAGTTCGCCTTCATCGATAAACAGACTGCCCTGCAGACTGATGCCGCTGTTGACGGTGGGCGACAAGACGCCGGAGGTATTGTTTTCCTGCTTGAGTTCTCCCGTGATGGGATCCAGGGCAACCAGGTGTGTGCCATCAAAATGAGCAATTCCAGCAGCGGCATAGAGCGTATCGTCATGAACGACAACACCCCCGGCGACGGGCCAGGTGGAGATCAGTTTTCCATAAACGGGGATCCAGCGTTGTTCAGGCGCAACGCGAAATGACCAGAGGGGCTGTCCTGTCTTTGCGGCAAATGCGTAAACACGACCATCGGCAGAACCTGCATACAGGCGGTCTTTGCTGACTGTGGGAGGATAAAAAATCGCGCCGCCCGTGTATTGTTTCCAGAGTAGTTTTCCCTCCCTGTCATACGCGTAGATGACACCACTTCGGTCAGCGAGGAAGATCATGTTCCCTGCGATCACAGGAGCCGTCAGCAGCGCTGATTTTGTGACCTGTGTTGACCAGGCAGGGTGGGTTTGCTTTGGAACCGGGATTTGGGTTGTCGATGACTGATGCTGGTCACCGCGATAGGCAGGCCAGGCTGCGGAATGATCCGCCAGAGATTCTACGGCATCGAGCTGATTTGTATAAACTGTTCGACGCGGTGGAATATTTTGTGTGGCAGCTGCTGAATTTTTCTCGGGTCCCAGGCAGATGTGTCCGTAAAGGGACAGTTCACAACCGCACATCCAGGGGCCCCAGTAAAGCAGGCCGTTGGAGACGATGACGCCGTCCTGACAGGGAGGCCGCATGGGAGCGATATGTTGCGCGGTATCGGAGGCAGTTTCCAGCCGGACGGTGCCGCCGCGTGTGCGAAAGAAAATACTGTCGACGCTGCCGGTAGCACGCGTGCAGGCACGACGTGTGGGCAAAGACGCCAGCTTTTTGCCCGTGGCGTAATCCAGTTTCATCCCGGTTTCTTTGGGGCCCGCTGCATAGATGCCGTCATTACGCAGCACCAGTTGCAGGTTCCCGTGCTCTTTTTCCCACAGCATGTAGCCATCCGCGGCGGATGCCGAAACGAGATGCAGACGCTGTGGTCCTGCAAAGAACAGATAGTCGTCGCTGCACTTCAGGTAGGTCGTGGTCGCGTAACCGGTGACATAATGCTGGGCTTTCTGATTGGAACCGATGGACGCCAGTAATTTTTCATCACTGTTTTTCCAGAGTTGTTTCCCGGTTTTCGTGTTGAGACATCCCAGAAATTTGTCCGGACAGTAATAAAAGAGGCGATTATTTTTCATGCAGACGCCTCGGCTGTCGATGTAATCTTTTTCCTGGTAATTCCAGAGGATATTTTGGTCTGCCAGGTTGATTGCGACGAAAGTGCGACCGAACCCAAAGGCCTGCTTCGGATCGGAATAGTCGTGCCCTTTCCACATGCCCCAAGGCCAGTGTCCCAGTCCCCGCCGGGCTGATTTTTGCGTATCGACTTTGACTTCTTCGTTGCCGATCAGGGCATAAAGAACTCCGTCCTGCATGCCCATCCATTTCCAGACAGGGCCATCCGCCAGCTCTTTACCAATTTTGATTTCGTCACGAATTTCACCAGTTTCACTGTCAATGATTTTACAGGACTCATTGTCAGCCATGTACAAGGCGTCGTCAGTGCCGATCATCGTATTGCGGTGAATCATGAAACCTTCCGGCAGCGGACGTTTCCAGAGGATGGTTCCGTTAAAGGCATTGATGCACATCAGCGTATTCAGGATCGCGTTCTGGTTTTCCTTGTGAGCAATGTGTCCAAACGCCTTGAAAACTTTGCCACCCGCTGCAACGGAAACTTCGGGCATGGGAGAGAACTTCGGATCTGCCAGGAACTGGGTTCGGTAGGGAGCGCGCGCATTCTGATCGGTCGACTGGGGATTGTTATCCGGGCGATGGTAAGGATGGTTCCAGTCGTCATTCCCGGAGGGAACAGGTTTTTTCAATTCTGAATCAGCGCGGTAAGCGATTGCCTGTGGACGTAACACGCGCAGAAGTTCGGTTTGTGATACCTGCTGGTCTGCCGTTTTTTCGACCAAGATGACATCAGCCAGATTACTGGCCAGGGCCAGCGACTGGATCGGGCCGTGTTCTGCAAAGATTCGATTGCCAAGAAACCCGTTTTTTTCAGCCAGGTGTCTGACCTGGGTTACGTCTGTAGCAGAATCCGACTGAAAAAAAATCTGGAACTCTGAATTGCGAATCAGTTCGATCAAGATAGAGCCCTGCTTTTCTGCCGGCAAGCCGAGTACCACACAGATCCCTTTTTGTGAGGGCAGTTTTTTGAGACGGGCAGCGGCTGACTGCGAGATCTCCGGTATCGGACCTGCCTGTTCGGCTGCCGGCAGACTTGCTGCAAGCAGAAACCAGATTGATGCGAATGTGTACCACCATCGGTTTTTCAGAATCGGCATGCTCATCCTCCATGGTGTGATGAATAAAACGGAGATGTGTGCCTTAATATGATGTCAGATTAGAATCATATTTCAAAGAATATTTATGCGTCGAAGCAGAATTTATGGTCTCTTACTAACTTGTCAAAGGTAGTCTGGGTCCGGGAGAGGGAAATGGATGTGATCTTTACTGCTTGGCTTACTGTACGGGATGTGTACGAGTAAGGTGTTCTACGAGTGAAATCCGAACGATCTTGAGAAAAATCCAATTATCGGCTGGTTAAAATGAAAAATGTGTGAACAATAGACGCTGATATTTTCGATCCAGCAGTTTGACTGAGTCTTCAGAAATGAATTCGGAATGCGTGCTGGTACTAAGTTTGAGTGATAACAAGGGGACCTGTTTGAAACTCGGACTCAATGATTCGACTGGTGATATATTCTCATCACTGGCGGTATTCTTGTATGAACCATATCTTACCTGATTATTACGTAAGTGAGGCAACATGGTTTTATCTTTCCCTGTTGCTCTCTCTAGCGGTCTTTTTCCGATTTGACCGGATTCTTTCGCTGCGCAATCTGGACCTGGTGCTGTTGCTTTCCATCTCACCGGGGCTGTTATTTTTAAGTGACCGACCGGTACTGGGAAATATCTGGCTGTTCGCAGGGACGGGACTGTTCGTCATTCGCATGTGTGTCGACTGTTTCTTTCAGAGGCGTCCCCGGGGCGAGCAGAATCTCAACAGTTTTGGGATGGCGTTTCTCTGTATCTCGATCTTTGCCTTTTTCATCGTTCGTGTGTTTACGGAAATTCCTGCGCCGGAAACGATCCAGACTGTCCAGCAGGCAGACAGACTGCTCAGCATGCAGGATGTGAGTGCAGCGCAACAAAAAACACCTCCCGAGGCTGGCCCCACGGCCCGACTGCTGGCTGCGCCAGTTGTGCCTCTTTCAAATGCGGTTGTCCAGGGATCCAGTCCTGTGACGAGTAC is from Gimesia maris and encodes:
- a CDS encoding PQQ-binding-like beta-propeller repeat protein; its protein translation is MPILKNRWWYTFASIWFLLAASLPAAEQAGPIPEISQSAAARLKKLPSQKGICVVLGLPAEKQGSILIELIRNSEFQIFFQSDSATDVTQVRHLAEKNGFLGNRIFAEHGPIQSLALASNLADVILVEKTADQQVSQTELLRVLRPQAIAYRADSELKKPVPSGNDDWNHPYHRPDNNPQSTDQNARAPYRTQFLADPKFSPMPEVSVAAGGKVFKAFGHIAHKENQNAILNTLMCINAFNGTILWKRPLPEGFMIHRNTMIGTDDALYMADNESCKIIDSETGEIRDEIKIGKELADGPVWKWMGMQDGVLYALIGNEEVKVDTQKSARRGLGHWPWGMWKGHDYSDPKQAFGFGRTFVAINLADQNILWNYQEKDYIDSRGVCMKNNRLFYYCPDKFLGCLNTKTGKQLWKNSDEKLLASIGSNQKAQHYVTGYATTTYLKCSDDYLFFAGPQRLHLVSASAADGYMLWEKEHGNLQLVLRNDGIYAAGPKETGMKLDYATGKKLASLPTRRACTRATGSVDSIFFRTRGGTVRLETASDTAQHIAPMRPPCQDGVIVSNGLLYWGPWMCGCELSLYGHICLGPEKNSAAATQNIPPRRTVYTNQLDAVESLADHSAAWPAYRGDQHQSSTTQIPVPKQTHPAWSTQVTKSALLTAPVIAGNMIFLADRSGVIYAYDREGKLLWKQYTGGAIFYPPTVSKDRLYAGSADGRVYAFAAKTGQPLWSFRVAPEQRWIPVYGKLISTWPVAGGVVVHDDTLYAAAGIAHFDGTHLVALDPITGELKQENNTSGVLSPTVNSGISLQGSLFIDEGELRFLAGGVYEIARYDLQTLKCLNTPRTEVQSQFRTAFYPYYPEYGKYLSIEHTLADRRELVHDASYEGSVFTNLTLKEALPPGAPQEKKEVARWLSMRARRTGESFKRKNIWEDQQQRRFTSFIVSPEVLLTAGHPDEQPEAPFLTAIDIEQGTDLWSHALPAQAVKGGTAINVDGSIIVSLENGQLLCFQAD